CTGACCGGGGAAGGGAGCTTCCGTGAAGGACTGGCCCGCATCCTGGCCTTACTCTGAGCTAAATCACCAGCCCTCTGACATAATCACCGGCATCCCATGAGCCCCCTCGCCTCCTGCCCCAGTTGCGGTGCCGCCCTGAGCTTCCGGCCAGGGACCATGGTGGCCGTCTGCTCCTACTGCAAGGCCCTGGCCGCCCGCCGGGACCGCGACCCCGAGCTCATCGGCAAGGTCGCCGATCTCGTGGACACCGGTTCGCCTCTCGGACTGGGGACAACGGGAACCTACGCGGGACGCACCTTTTCGCTGGCGGGCCGCGTCCAGCTCAAACATGCCCTGGGAGGCGTGTGGGACGAGTGGTACCTGGCCCTCGACGATGGCCGCTGGGGTTGGCTGGCGGAAGCCCAGGGCCGCTTCTACCTCACCTTCACTCAGACGCCCCACAGCGCCCTGCCCGCCGCGGACAACCTCCAGGCCGGGGCCCTGGTAGACCTGGGCTCCGACGGCCTCTGGACGGTGGGGGAGATCAGCACCGCCAGCTTCCACAGCGCCGAAGGGGAGATCCCCTGGACGGTGGAACCTGGCGCCACCTACCGCTTTGCCGACCTGTCCGGGAAGAACGGCGCCTTCGCCACGCTGGATTATGGCGAGGATCCGCCGCTGTTCTTCCTGGGCCGCGAGATTCCCCTGGTGGATCTGCACCTCCAGGGCGGCACGCGGAAACCCGCCAAGGTGGGTACGCAAAACCTCAACTGCCCCAAGTGCGGCGGAGCCCTCGCCCTGCATGCGCCGGACCAAACCCAGCGTGTGGGCTGCCCCAGCTGCGGCAGCCTGCTGTCCGCGGAAAACGGCAAGCTGGCCTTCCTCAAGAGCCTCAAACAACCCCACGCCGACGTGGCCATCCCCCTAGGGGCCGAGGGCACGCTGAACGGCGAGAAGGTGCTTTGCATCGGCCAGCTGCGCCGCAGCTGCAGCTTCGACGGCACCGTCTATCCCTGGATGGAATACCTGCTCCTGGACAGCCAGCATGGCTTCAAGTGGCTGGTGGAAAGCGAGGGCCACTGGAGTCTGGCCGTTGCCGTGCCGCCGGGTGAAGTCCCACAGGTGCAAGGATCCCAGCGGAACCTCTGGATGCAGGGCCGCAACTGGCGCCGGTTCCAGGATGCTGAAGCGGCGGTCGAGGGGGTGTGGGGCGAGTTCTACTGGATGGTCGAACAGGGCGAACGGGTGACCGTCACTGAATTCGTCGCGCCACCCCTCAGCCTCAACCGCGAGTGGCAGCGCCACAGCAAAGGTGGCGAAGAAGTGAACTGGAGCCTCTCCACCTACCTGCAGCCGGAGGCGGTGTGGTCCGCCTTCAAGCTGAGCGGTGCGGCCCCCGCGCCGCGAGGCATCGCCTCCTTCCAGCCCAACCCCCACAAGGCCGCCCTGTCGAAATCCACGCTCTGGCTGGTGGGCGCCCTGGGTCTGCTGCTGGCCCTGGTGATGGCGGAATCTGTCACACATCGCAACGAGCAGTTGTTCAGCAAGCGGCTCGACCTCTATGAATTGACGCCGGGCCTTCGTCGGGAGGCCGCCGACGCTCTGCGCAAGAACATCCCCACCCGCCGGCCCGCAGCCAGTGCAAACCCAGAGGCTCCTCCGCCGGAGACCCAGGACCCGGTCTTCTTCTCAGATCCCATCGAGATCAAGGATGGGCGAAGCAACCTGGCCGTCACCCTCAGCGCCCCGGTAAACAATGGCTGGGTGAGCCTGGAGGGCGCCCTGGTGAGCGAAACCACCGGCGTGGCCGAACTCTTCCTGCTGGAAAGCAGCTACTACCACGGCGTGGATGGCGGCGAATCCTGGTCCGAGGGCGATCAGACGCAGGAGGTCTTCCTCAGCGCCGTGCCGCCCGGCACCTACGTGCTGCGCCTGGCCCCCCAATGGGACGGCAAGGTGCCGCCCGTGGCCGCCATCGAGGTGCAGCTGCGGCAGGGCGTCATGCGCTGGCTCTACCCAGGGCTGGCCCTGCTGGCCATCCTGGTGGTGCCCCTGCTCATGGTCTTCCGCATGGCGGCCTTCGAGACCCGCCGCTGGCAGGAGAGCATGTATAGCGCGAGTACTTCTTCATCGGATGGAGGTGATGATTGATGCGGATCCTCTACATCCTATTCCTGGGCGGCGGGTTCAGCCTCATGGTCGCCAACGCCTTCTTCGGCCGCGAATTCTTCGGCCAGCGCCGCCGCGCCGACCTGCCCCCCAGCGTCCGTCAGACGCCGGGCGCCTACCGCACCTTCCTGCACAACAACGGCTTCCACGGAGGTAAGTGATCCAACAGGATCCGTTTACCGCTAAGCCCTTTAATTTGTGCCATTGGAGCTTTCCAGGCAGTTCCGAATTGACGGAATTACGACGAAAATAGAGAGAATATTTAGGGAAAATCGGGAACGGAATACACAGATCTGAACACACCCATTAATTACCCAAACATCAGGTAGTGACCGATGTCACACCAAATCTTTTGTCAGGATTTGCAGGTCGTTTGAGATCCCCAGGCTATCCCAGAGAGAGCAACTATCGGACTAAGCACCAACCCCAAGCTTGGAAAAGTGCTCCAGCAAGGGGTCCTCCATTTTTGCGCAGGTTTGCAATCCGTCCGAAACCGCCAGCCTATCTGGGTGGGCAATTGTCTATCTCTCTGATCCGTCTCACTAGGTGCCCAGGGAATAGCGGTTTTCCATCAGTGATTCTCGAATCCTACGGAGAGATTTCTAATCGAACTTCCTGTCAGCCAAGAGGCAGAAATTCCGGTCCAAGACAACTTCAGTCGGCAACTCAGCCTAGTAGAAGGTCACATAGGAAAGAAGAAGGAGAATGGCAGGGATTCGGGAGCCTACATCAAACTGTGAATCAGATCAGGCAAAAAGCTATTTAAGTGAAAGCATCAATGAAACACTCGGACCAATCTTTTGGGTTGATTTTGTGTTTTTAATGTAAATGCCATTCATATACAGGAATATGTTCGTTATTCATAATTGCTTCAATAGTGACGTCTTTGAATCTATTTTCATTTTCTGGATATTCGTCTATCAAAAAAAATTGCCTCCTAAACCGTGGAAATTGGTCAATTGTTAATTTATTTTCTTTGTTTATATATTCAATTTTTTTAATTTTTTCTTCTTTTGTAATATTAAGCTTCTTTATTTTATTTATCATTCTGTTTTTCCTTATAATACCAAATCTTCTTGTCTGATGGATCATATATGTTTTGTATAACGATTGAAACAAGAATAAGCTAGATACATACATTATTTTATCTCCATATTGTTTAATAATGTTTTTAGCCACAACATCAAATCTTTTATTTGTCATCAATTCATTATAGAAATCTCTATAGAAATTCATTAAATCATAATTATTAATATTTGAACCTGGGCCAAAAATACAATAAAAAGGAGCTTGATCGTAAGGTTTTAGCATCTCCATAGAATAACCACCCTTGCATGTTCCCATTATTACAACAAGTTGAATATTAGATATTTTTGATAGCTGTTGACAATATGTGGAAAACTCTTCCCAGGTAAACATTTCTCCATTTCTTGTTTTGAAGCCATTTTCACTACCATGTGCATCAATATGCAGAACGATTGGTGGACATGGTTTGCCCAATTCTCGCATTTCAAAATAAGCATCATTAAGAAGCTTCGTTATTTCGTATTTGTCTTTTGGTTCTGCTACTGATATAGCCACATTCTCTTGCTCCGCTCTCGGGTAGATAAACCGCTCAGCACATTGAATACCAATTTGATCTTCTTTCCTTGGGTCAATACATTCAATGATATAGACCTTGATCATGGTCTTCCATCCTCCATTCGCTTTAGACTCATCATTCGCCAACTCGACTAAATTAACAAGGCCATTAAGTTTCCAAGAATTGTTGATGCGATGGGCATAAGATGACCTGGCAAACTTGCAGTAGGGGTAAGCCTCCGCTCATCTCTCTGTCAGCCTGCATCGCCATCAGGACTCTCTCAGCATTTCGCTAACTCGGCTCCGCTCATCGCCTCGGTGCAGGCGTGGCCGCTTAGCTGCTTTCGTAAGTGTTCCCATGGCGACATGGCCAAATAAACGCGAAAGTTTGCACAACTAAGCCACTTTCAACGCCCGTCGTAGCAATCTCTTGGTATGACTCTTCCAACTTGATTTAGCCTGAGATAACCTCTCTGACTTTTCATTGAAGTTAGGTATTCTTGACACATACTCTAAATATTTATTTTCATTATTAAACAAGCAAGTCATTACGAATAGTCTCTTATTCCAATCACCATCTTCAATTATGACCTGTTCGGGTTCTGCTGGTTTGAACTTCTTGGTTTTTCGGTTGGATTTCCATTCTTCAAGCTCTGAAACGATCTTTCGACAAAACTCGAAGGCAATACCGGCGGCCCGATAACTCTTTGCCTTCTTCCCGGGTTGATAGGAACTGCTGACTAGCCTTAGCAATCCCTTTTCTTCAAGACTTTTAATTGCCTTACAAACACCCTTAATTGAAATTTCTCTATTGAATGTCTCAGAAATATAGGTGGAAGGAAGCTGAATACCGCTAAGGAACATGCTTCTATAAGCAGAACCAAACACAAACCGAATTACCATCTTCTCCGACCTATTTAGTTTTATTTTACTTGAAACACACTCAATGCTTCTTGTATATATTTTCCATTTGTGTTTATCCGCCACTAAAATATGTGTTTGTTCAGGATTTAAAGTATGAACCTTCGTAGCTGGTAGACTCTCTGATAGAACAGTTGCAGAATCCCAATCCAGGAAAGTGCAAGTCATCGCTGAAACACTGTGGTCTAAATTTGAATAGTATTCAGGCAGAACAGATTTCAGAAAGGAGAGACCTTCAGACTGGGTCAATTTCCCATGCACTGGAAAGGCCGCTTTGACCTTCCTAGACGATGAAAAGAAAACAACCGCATCATTGCCTAGTTTTTCTTCCAGATCTTTTTTAAGAGCATCGTAGGAAGAAAAGCCAAAATCAGAAGGTGGTAAATCAAAATCAGCAAATATAAGGCTATCATAAGATTTATTGCCATACAATAATAGTTTTCCCTTTTTACTATTGCTCGATAAAGCTTTATAATGCCTAATAACTGGTGATTTCACTAAAGCCGAATCTGATTCCCAGCCACATCTAAAATATAAATACACTCCAGTAGATAATTTGAACTGATTTTTAAATATTGGTAATTGATCTAATGATATATAATCCATTAAATTAGCATTGTCTAAACTAATGGCTGATTCATCTATTAAAATAGCGTTCATATGGTGCTTCCGTTATAGCATATTTGGTGCCATCCTTGAGCAAGGAAAAGCATCCAATATTCATTTCTATAAATGACTACGAATACATATCGAGCGTAGAATTGAAAACAAAAATATATTTTTAAGCCATTTTAGATCAACAATGATCTCCTAACTTAACATAACGCTACAACAATCATTAAACCCGATCATACAAATATTTGGTTCAACAATGTTATATACCTGAGTTGATGGTTTATATACACAATATACACATCAAGAATACATAATAGTGTAGATGCAGTTATTACAACGTAAAATAATAGTGAATGCTATAACAGTATCCATTCATCGTTCAATTAAAACCTATAATCTAACCAAATAATACCTGTAGTTTGGCTGGCTTGATCACATTTTTACTATATGACTCATCAATGTTTGTAATCAGTTTATACTTACTGTCTAACTCTCGCTTTACACCATCCTTAACAGGTTTAGATATTTTGTTGGCAACTGCCCGTTCAATTTCAGGTGGGGTGAGTTCTCCATGGATGGAAAGCTCGTCCAGAATCTCTGAACAATGTTCCTCCAGTGATTCCCTAACCTGTTCTCTCAGAATCATAAAAACAGAATTACTGATAGCTTCAATCTTTGCCAACTCTAAGTTAGCTTCCAAAGCCTCACTATTAATGGTTATATCAGAAATACGACTAACAAGTGCATCTGTGTATGGTGTTTCTTTCATTTTTTAATCCTTTATTTATAAAATATTAATACCATTTCACTTAGTAATAAATTCATTCAAACTTAATTCAAATTTTTTGTTTTGTAAAAAATACGTATGGCATCAATAAAATTCGATTTATATCATACCATCTAAGTTAGGACCTTCCAATATAAGCTGGGGGGTCTCTTTGTGAAAAAATTTCGCGAATAATATGTTCGAATAATATTGTAGGAGTTTTATGTTAGAGTGTTTGGTTCCTTCCGTTTGCGCTTCAGAGTGTAGGGCAAGCTAGACCAAACTGTAAGGACTTAGCACTCCAGCCGATTCATTGATCCTCGCCTACTCTTGGTCAGATCACGTTGGTAGCCAGCACATTTGAACCACATGGTTACATGCACATCATTAACTAAATTTATATCAGCAAAAAGACTGACGCATCTCTCTTTGAGATGAATTCTAGTACCCATTAGTTCAGCCCCTGCCCGTAGAGTGTTGCCCTCCAGAAAGGGTCATGCTGGGCGTAGAACTACGAGCTACTTCCCTGCCCTCTCTTTCATAACCCTATCGAGTGTTTCCTGAATGGTTTCCCAACGAGCTTCTGGGACAACTCCCTTCTGAAACCAAAGATTTACTGCCTTCTGGGTAACCCCAAGAAGGCGACTGAGTGCGCTTTGACTCAGCCCCAGTCTCACCATTTCTCTCTTGAGGTAGTGGATTGAACGCCTATCAGTTCCTGAGATGCTCCCCGGTCTAAACACTGGTTGCCGGTCAACCGGAAGTGTTGCCTGAATCACTTCATCAAGAACGACTCCAGTTGTCACCCCACGCCTGGCAGCTACTACTCGAAGACGTTTAGCAGAATCAGGGCTGATTCGAGCAGTAATGGCTTCCCACTCTTCCTTGCGCGGTCCACGGCCCATTCCACCCCTCCGCCACGAATGGCAATGTCACGGGTGGATTCTTTCCAACGTAGAGCCATTTCTATATTTTTGACATTTCAATGTTGCCAAGAAGTGTCTACCATACCCATTGAGCCCAATATTTTCAGCTCACATGGCGCCATCTTGCTACACCACTCCAGATACAACCTTCCTACTTGGTAGAAATGGATAAACAACAAACGCAATGAAGTCCGAGAGAAACAATAGTCTCAGCCCTTCCCAAGCCCTCGAATGACAGGGAGTTCTGTTCCAACCCGCGTAAACCCACCTTCTGGCGATCCAGAAGACAACCGCGAGAGATTGACAATGTCTCATAAAACAGAAATGGCTTTGTTAGCCGTAAAAGGACACCCACCCATGCTCACCAAAATCACCAGGGAACTCTTGAATGGACTTTGAACCGACCAATATGCACCATGAAGATTCTAAACAATTCACATGACATCACTATAGACGTTCCATAAGTTAAGCTCAGGCACTAGACCCCACTAGACACAGCACTCAAGCAGCAAAATGCTTAAACAATTATTAATATATCATATATTTTAAAATTTTAATAATAAGGAGGTAAGTATGAATAGTCGTTCAACCAAGATTTTTGGGCTTGCAGCTATAGCCATAGTTATTGGATTTGGGCTTGGTTTTTATGTTAAGCAGCTAAACCATAAGAATAAACAACAAGAGCTTATAATTGCAAAAACAAACCAAACTAAAAATGAAATCAATAATATTGACGTAAAATTATTACAAATATCATCAGACCAACAAGACTTGATGCAGAAATGGAATGATTTTATTGCAAATGGCTTTCCAGATGACGCCCTAATTCGAACAACTACTGATGACGGTAGTTTCAAAATGATTACAGTCAGCGAAAAGAAAGATGATCTTAGAAGGAAATACGCCGCCAATGAAGCTGAATCAAAATCACTTAATCAAAGAAGATTAGAATTGGCGT
This sequence is a window from Geothrix sp. PMB-07. Protein-coding genes within it:
- a CDS encoding DUF4178 domain-containing protein, encoding MSPLASCPSCGAALSFRPGTMVAVCSYCKALAARRDRDPELIGKVADLVDTGSPLGLGTTGTYAGRTFSLAGRVQLKHALGGVWDEWYLALDDGRWGWLAEAQGRFYLTFTQTPHSALPAADNLQAGALVDLGSDGLWTVGEISTASFHSAEGEIPWTVEPGATYRFADLSGKNGAFATLDYGEDPPLFFLGREIPLVDLHLQGGTRKPAKVGTQNLNCPKCGGALALHAPDQTQRVGCPSCGSLLSAENGKLAFLKSLKQPHADVAIPLGAEGTLNGEKVLCIGQLRRSCSFDGTVYPWMEYLLLDSQHGFKWLVESEGHWSLAVAVPPGEVPQVQGSQRNLWMQGRNWRRFQDAEAAVEGVWGEFYWMVEQGERVTVTEFVAPPLSLNREWQRHSKGGEEVNWSLSTYLQPEAVWSAFKLSGAAPAPRGIASFQPNPHKAALSKSTLWLVGALGLLLALVMAESVTHRNEQLFSKRLDLYELTPGLRREAADALRKNIPTRRPAASANPEAPPPETQDPVFFSDPIEIKDGRSNLAVTLSAPVNNGWVSLEGALVSETTGVAELFLLESSYYHGVDGGESWSEGDQTQEVFLSAVPPGTYVLRLAPQWDGKVPPVAAIEVQLRQGVMRWLYPGLALLAILVVPLLMVFRMAAFETRRWQESMYSASTSSSDGGDD